The following proteins are encoded in a genomic region of Astatotilapia calliptera chromosome 22, fAstCal1.2, whole genome shotgun sequence:
- the LOC113014176 gene encoding galactose-specific lectin nattectin-like has translation MILLLFLLGLALGAPSESPSDENEVKLQLDDRAVQLQHGNCPTFWWSFNGRCYTYVATPMSWSDAEFHCLSQGANLVSIHNMEEENFVRSLIRNFDRAQRDTWIGLSDVHREGRWMWSDGSVVGFVNWNAGELL, from the exons ATGATCTTGCTCCTCTTCCTGCTCGGTCTGGCTCTGGGTGCTCCTTCTGAGTCTCCTTCTGATGAAAATGAAGTAAAGCTCCAACTTG aTGACCGAGCAGTGCAGCTGCAGCATGGAAACTGTCCCACGTTCTGGTGGAGCTTCAACGGCCGCTGCTATACGTATGTAGCTACACCGATGAGCTGGTCTGATGCAGAGTTCCACTGTTTGTCACAGGGAGCCAACCTGGTGTCCATCCACAACATGGAGGAAGAGAACTTTGTCAGATCCTTGATCAGGAACTTCGATCGTGCTCAGAGAGACACCTGGATTGGACTCAGTGATGTTCACAGAGAGGGCAGATGGATGTGGTCTGATGGCTCTGTGGTAGGTTTTGTTAACTGGAATGCAGGCGAGCTGCTGTAA
- the LOC113014174 gene encoding lactose-binding lectin l-2-like, translated as MILLLFLFSLALGAPSESPSDGSEVKLQHDDHRVQLLHGNCPPFWYSFNGRCYKYVATHMSWADAELYCVSQRANLVSIYSREEEEFVKSLIKNFDHAERWTWIGLSDIHKEGRWMWSDGCAVSFVYWDTSEPNNSGTKEHCVHTNVREVKKWNDHQCSLNLASVCATQITCP; from the exons ATGATCTTGCTCCTCTTCCTGTTCAGTCTGGCTCTGGGTGCTCCTTCTGAGTCTCCTTCTGATGGCAGTGAAGTGAAGCTACAACATG ATGACCACAGAGTTCAACTACTGCATGGAAACTGTCCCCCGTTCTGGTACAGCTTCAATGGCCGCTGCTACAAATATGTGGCCACACACATGAGCTGGGCTGATGCAGAGCTCTACTGTGTGTCACAGCGAGCCAACCTGGTGTCTATCTACAGCAGGGAGGAAGAAGagtttgttaaatcattaattaagaACTTTGACCATGCTGAGCGATGGACCTGGATTGGACTGAGTGACATCCATAAAGAAGGCAGATGGATGTGGTCTGATGGTTGTGCAGTGAGTTTTGTCTACTGGGATACTAGCGAGCCAAACAACAGTGGAACAAAAGAGCACTGTGTTCACACTAACGTGCGTGAAGTAAAGAAATGGAATGATCACCAGTGTTCTCTCAATTTAGCTTCTGTTTGTGCAACACAAATAACCTGCCCTTAG